A single window of Inmirania thermothiophila DNA harbors:
- the htpX gene encoding protease HtpX, giving the protein MKRVMLFLGTNVAVLLVMSVSLRLLGVDRILEQGAGIDFEALLVFAALLGMGGSFISLALSKWTAIHMMGLRVIEEPADATEAWLVETVGRLAREAGIGTPDVAVYEGAEMNAFATGMDRDHALVAVSTGLLRGMRPEEVEAVLGHEVSHIANGDMVTLALIQGVVNTFVIVLSRVVGHVIDRVVLRNERGYGPGFFVATLVAQVVLGILASIIVFWFSRRREFRADAGGARLAGRAPMIAALRRLAAQHEAEPLPDQLAAFGISGRVGQGLARLFMTHPPIEERIAALEAMA; this is encoded by the coding sequence ATGAAGCGTGTGATGCTCTTCCTGGGCACGAACGTGGCCGTGCTCCTGGTCATGAGCGTGTCGCTGCGCCTGCTCGGGGTCGACCGGATCCTCGAGCAGGGCGCCGGGATCGACTTCGAGGCGCTGCTCGTCTTCGCCGCCCTGCTGGGCATGGGCGGCTCGTTCATCTCGCTCGCCCTCTCCAAGTGGACCGCGATCCACATGATGGGGCTGCGTGTCATCGAGGAGCCGGCCGACGCCACCGAGGCCTGGCTGGTGGAGACGGTGGGGCGTCTTGCCCGCGAGGCGGGCATCGGCACGCCGGACGTGGCCGTCTACGAGGGGGCCGAGATGAACGCCTTCGCCACCGGTATGGACCGCGACCACGCCCTCGTGGCGGTGAGCACGGGGCTGCTGCGCGGCATGCGCCCGGAGGAGGTGGAGGCGGTGCTCGGCCACGAGGTCAGCCACATCGCCAACGGCGACATGGTCACCCTGGCCCTCATCCAGGGGGTGGTCAACACCTTCGTGATCGTGCTCTCGCGCGTGGTCGGGCACGTCATCGACCGGGTGGTCCTCCGCAACGAGCGCGGCTACGGCCCGGGCTTCTTCGTCGCCACCCTCGTGGCGCAGGTGGTGCTGGGGATCCTCGCCAGCATCATCGTCTTCTGGTTCTCCCGCCGGCGCGAGTTCCGGGCCGATGCGGGCGGGGCGCGCCTTGCCGGGCGCGCGCCCATGATCGCGGCGCTGCGGCGGCTGGCGGCCCAGCACGAGGCCGAGCCGCTGCCCGACCAGCTTGCGGCCTTCGGCATCTCCGGGCGCGTGGGGCAGGGCCTGGCGCGGCTGTTCATGACCCACCCGCCGATCGAGGAGCGCATCGCCGCCCTCGAGGCCATGGCCTGA
- the parE gene encoding DNA topoisomerase IV subunit B yields the protein MSSVYDAASIEVLTGLEPVRRRPGMYTDTARPDHLAQEVIDNAVDEAIEGHAREITVILHEDESLEVIDDGRGMPVDVHPEEGRPGVEVILTRLHAGGKFSRKNYRFSGGLHGVGVSVVNALSRRLEVWVWRDGAEHHMAFAHGEPLGPLERTGEVPRRRTGTRLRFWPEPRHFDSPRFSLPRLRHLLRAKAVLLPGLAVHLEDRRAGTRETWRYEAGLAGYLAAALGAAPRLPAEPFTGSFAAEEEAVDWALAWLPEGGEPVAESYVNLVPTPQGGTHVNGLRTGLTEALREFCDLRGLLPRGVRLAPDDVWDRLAYVLSVRLAEPQFSGQTKERLTSRACAAFVAGVVKDAFSLWLHQHPQAGEAIAQLAIAEAQRRLRAARKVERKRVTGGPALPGKLADCTLQDPARTELFLVEGDSAGGSARQARDRQFQAVLPLRGKILNTWEVAPEQVLASQEVHDIAVAIGVDPGSDRLDGLRYGKVCILADADSDGNHIATLLCALFLRHFRPLVAAGHVYVAMPPLYRIDVGKDVYYALDDEERQGILDRIAAEGRRGRVTVTRFKGLGEMNPMQLRETTMDPDTRRLVRLTLSPGDDDGELLDLLLARRRAADRRAWLEARGNLARIR from the coding sequence ATGAGCAGCGTCTACGACGCCGCCTCCATCGAGGTGCTCACGGGGCTCGAGCCGGTCCGCCGCCGCCCCGGCATGTACACCGACACCGCGCGCCCGGATCACCTCGCCCAGGAGGTCATCGACAACGCGGTGGACGAGGCCATCGAGGGCCACGCCCGCGAGATCACGGTGATCCTCCACGAGGACGAGTCGCTGGAGGTGATCGACGACGGCCGCGGCATGCCCGTGGACGTCCACCCCGAGGAGGGGCGTCCGGGGGTGGAGGTGATCCTCACGCGCCTCCACGCCGGGGGCAAGTTCTCCCGCAAGAACTACCGCTTCTCGGGGGGGCTGCACGGGGTCGGCGTCTCGGTGGTGAACGCCCTCTCGCGCCGCCTCGAGGTCTGGGTCTGGCGCGACGGGGCCGAGCACCACATGGCCTTCGCGCACGGCGAGCCCCTGGGGCCCCTGGAGCGCACCGGCGAGGTGCCGCGCCGGCGCACCGGCACGCGCCTGCGCTTCTGGCCCGAGCCGCGCCACTTCGACAGCCCGCGCTTCTCGCTGCCGCGCCTGCGCCATCTGCTGCGCGCCAAGGCGGTGCTGCTGCCGGGTCTTGCGGTGCATCTGGAGGATCGCCGCGCCGGCACGCGCGAGACCTGGCGCTACGAGGCGGGGCTCGCCGGGTATCTCGCGGCCGCGCTGGGGGCGGCGCCGCGCCTGCCCGCCGAGCCCTTCACCGGCAGCTTCGCCGCCGAGGAGGAGGCGGTGGACTGGGCCCTGGCCTGGCTTCCCGAGGGCGGGGAGCCGGTGGCCGAGAGCTACGTCAACCTCGTCCCGACGCCCCAGGGGGGCACCCACGTCAACGGCCTGCGCACGGGGCTGACCGAGGCCCTGCGGGAGTTCTGCGACCTGCGCGGGCTGCTCCCGCGCGGGGTGCGCCTCGCCCCCGATGACGTCTGGGACCGGCTCGCCTACGTGCTCTCGGTCCGGCTCGCGGAGCCGCAGTTCTCGGGCCAGACCAAGGAGCGGCTGACCTCGCGGGCCTGCGCGGCGTTCGTCGCCGGCGTGGTCAAGGACGCCTTCAGCCTCTGGCTGCACCAGCACCCGCAGGCCGGGGAGGCCATCGCGCAGCTCGCCATCGCCGAGGCCCAGCGCCGCCTCCGCGCCGCGCGCAAGGTGGAGCGCAAGCGCGTCACCGGCGGCCCGGCGCTGCCCGGGAAGCTGGCCGACTGCACCCTCCAGGACCCCGCCCGCACCGAGCTCTTCCTGGTGGAGGGCGACTCGGCCGGCGGCTCGGCCCGTCAGGCCCGCGACCGCCAGTTCCAGGCCGTGCTGCCGCTGCGGGGGAAGATCCTCAACACCTGGGAGGTGGCGCCCGAGCAGGTGCTGGCCTCGCAGGAGGTGCACGACATCGCGGTGGCCATCGGCGTCGATCCGGGCTCGGACCGGCTCGACGGGCTGCGCTACGGCAAGGTCTGTATCCTCGCCGACGCCGACTCCGACGGCAACCACATCGCGACCCTGCTGTGCGCGCTGTTCCTGCGCCACTTCCGGCCCCTGGTCGCGGCCGGGCACGTCTACGTGGCGATGCCGCCCCTCTACCGCATCGACGTGGGCAAGGACGTCTACTACGCCCTCGACGACGAGGAGCGCCAGGGGATCCTCGACCGCATCGCCGCCGAGGGCCGCCGCGGCCGGGTGACGGTGACGCGCTTCAAGGGGCTCGGGGAGATGAATCCGATGCAGCTGCGCGAGACCACCATGGATCCGGACACCCGCCGGCTCGTGCGCCTGACCCTCTCGCCCGGCGACGACGACGGCGAGCTGCTGGACCTGCTGCTCGCCCGGCGGCGGGCCGCCGATCGGCGCGCCTGGCTCGAGGCGAGGGGCAATCTCGCCCGCATCCGGTGA
- a CDS encoding Fe-S cluster assembly transcription factor gives MRLTTKGRYAVTAMLDLALREGEGPITLAQISRRQGISLSYLEQLFAKLRRRGLVASVRGPGGGYRLARPAAEIAVGDVIAAVDEEVSAMRCGGLGNCHDDEPCLTHELWCELSRRIQDFLAGISLGDLVARREIREIAVRQEARAAGAEAGERLAG, from the coding sequence ATGAGACTGACCACCAAGGGGCGCTACGCAGTCACGGCGATGCTCGATCTCGCCCTGCGCGAGGGGGAGGGGCCCATCACCCTGGCCCAGATCTCGCGCCGCCAGGGGATCTCGCTCTCCTATCTGGAACAGCTCTTCGCCAAGCTCCGGCGCAGGGGGCTGGTGGCCAGCGTGCGCGGCCCCGGCGGCGGCTACCGGCTGGCCCGGCCGGCCGCGGAGATCGCCGTCGGCGACGTCATCGCGGCGGTGGACGAGGAGGTCAGCGCCATGCGCTGCGGCGGGCTCGGCAACTGCCACGACGACGAGCCCTGCCTCACCCACGAGCTCTGGTGCGAGCTCAGCCGGCGCATCCAGGACTTCCTCGCCGGCATCAGCCTCGGGGACCTGGTGGCGCGGCGGGAGATCCGCGAGATCGCGGTGCGGCAGGAGGCGCGCGCCGCCGGGGCCGAGGCGGGCGAGCGGCTCGCCGGTTGA
- a CDS encoding DUF1015 domain-containing protein gives MRLARAFAGLRPAPGRAAEVIAPPYDVVSTEEARALAAGRPWSFLHISRPEIDLPPGTDPHDDAVYRRGAENLARMMREGVLVRDPAPRLYVYRMAAEGHEQTGVVAAVSVAAYEAGRVRRHEHTRPDKEADRARQIDVLDAQTGPVLLAHRGSGALQALVAEVAAAPPEVDVVAPHDGVRHQIWPVADPARVAALEAALDALDALYIADGHHRSAAAARVAAERRRRHGDDPEAPWARFLGVIFPAAQMRILDYNRVVRDLAGHTPEGFLEALRRRMRVEPAERPVAPERPATFGMYLDGRWYRLALDPSRLPEDPVRRLDVSLLSEHVLEPLLGIRDPRRDARIDFVGGVRGLAELERRVDAGEMAVAFSMHPTPMEALMAVADRGEVMPPKSTWFEPKLADGLVSHLLGPAP, from the coding sequence ATGAGGCTTGCGAGGGCCTTTGCGGGGCTGCGCCCCGCGCCGGGGCGGGCGGCGGAGGTCATCGCGCCGCCCTACGACGTGGTCTCGACCGAGGAGGCGCGTGCCCTCGCCGCCGGGCGCCCGTGGAGCTTCCTGCACATCTCGCGCCCGGAGATCGACCTCCCGCCCGGCACCGATCCCCATGACGATGCGGTCTACCGGCGCGGCGCCGAGAACCTGGCGCGGATGATGCGCGAGGGGGTGCTGGTGCGCGATCCCGCCCCGCGGCTGTACGTCTACCGCATGGCCGCGGAGGGCCACGAGCAGACGGGCGTGGTCGCCGCGGTCTCGGTGGCGGCCTACGAGGCGGGGCGGGTGCGCCGGCACGAGCATACCCGCCCGGACAAGGAGGCCGACCGCGCGCGCCAGATCGACGTCCTCGACGCCCAGACCGGCCCGGTCCTGCTCGCGCATCGCGGAAGCGGCGCGCTGCAGGCGCTGGTGGCGGAGGTGGCGGCGGCCCCTCCCGAGGTGGACGTGGTCGCGCCCCACGACGGCGTCCGCCACCAGATCTGGCCGGTCGCCGACCCGGCGCGGGTGGCGGCCCTGGAGGCGGCCCTCGACGCGCTGGATGCCCTCTACATCGCCGACGGGCATCACCGCTCGGCGGCCGCGGCCCGGGTCGCGGCCGAGCGCCGCCGCCGCCACGGGGACGACCCCGAGGCCCCTTGGGCGCGCTTCCTCGGCGTCATCTTCCCTGCGGCGCAGATGCGCATCCTCGACTACAACCGCGTCGTGCGCGATCTCGCCGGCCACACCCCGGAGGGCTTCCTGGAGGCGCTGCGCCGCCGCATGCGGGTGGAACCGGCGGAGCGTCCGGTGGCCCCCGAGCGGCCGGCCACCTTCGGCATGTACCTCGACGGGCGCTGGTACCGCCTCGCACTGGATCCGTCGCGGCTGCCGGAGGATCCGGTCCGGCGCCTGGACGTGAGCCTGCTCTCGGAGCACGTCCTCGAGCCCCTGCTCGGGATCCGCGACCCGCGCCGCGATGCGCGGATCGACTTCGTGGGCGGGGTGCGGGGGCTCGCGGAGCTCGAGCGCCGCGTCGACGCCGGCGAGATGGCGGTGGCCTTCTCCATGCACCCGACGCCCATGGAGGCCCTCATGGCGGTGGCCGACCGCGGCGAGGTGATGCCGCCCAAGTCCACCTGGTTCGAGCCCAAGCTCGCCGACGGCCTCGTCTCGCACCTGCTCGGGCCGGCGCCGTGA
- the cysE gene encoding serine O-acetyltransferase, translated as MLERLREDIRCVFERDPAARSVLEVVTAYPGLHAILIHRLAHWLWNHGLKWLGRFVSHIGRWLTGIEIHPGARIGRRFFIDHGMGVVIGETAEIGDDCTLYHGVTLGGTTWEKGKRHPTLGNNVVVGAGAKVLGPIRIGDGARIGSNSVVLKDVPAGATVVGVPGVVVPPRRSAGERKRAEIARKMGFDAYGATRDMPDPVAHAINRMLDHIHLMDRRMEALCQALREMGVRVDAECLPEMEPVEIESTAPGEEPPRHGQDAAAGEAGAGEGGAEAEGGSGRAAGNN; from the coding sequence ATGCTGGAGAGGCTGCGAGAGGACATCCGCTGCGTCTTCGAGCGCGACCCTGCGGCGCGCAGCGTCCTCGAGGTGGTCACGGCCTACCCCGGGCTGCACGCCATCCTCATCCACCGCCTCGCCCACTGGCTCTGGAACCACGGGCTCAAGTGGCTGGGGCGCTTCGTCTCCCACATCGGGCGCTGGCTCACGGGGATCGAGATCCATCCCGGGGCCCGCATCGGGCGGCGCTTCTTCATCGACCACGGGATGGGGGTGGTGATCGGCGAGACGGCCGAGATCGGCGACGACTGCACCCTCTACCACGGCGTCACGCTCGGCGGCACCACGTGGGAGAAGGGCAAGCGCCACCCGACCCTCGGCAACAACGTCGTGGTCGGCGCCGGGGCCAAGGTCCTCGGGCCGATCCGCATCGGCGACGGCGCCCGCATCGGCTCCAACTCCGTGGTGCTCAAGGACGTGCCCGCGGGGGCCACGGTGGTGGGGGTCCCGGGGGTGGTGGTGCCGCCGCGGCGCAGCGCGGGCGAGCGCAAGCGCGCCGAGATCGCCCGCAAGATGGGCTTCGACGCCTACGGCGCCACCCGGGACATGCCCGACCCGGTGGCCCACGCCATCAACCGCATGCTCGACCACATCCACCTCATGGACCGCCGCATGGAAGCCCTGTGCCAGGCGCTGCGGGAGATGGGGGTGCGCGTCGACGCCGAGTGCCTGCCGGAGATGGAACCGGTGGAGATCGAGAGCACGGCACCGGGCGAGGAGCCGCCCCGCCACGGGCAGGACGCGGCGGCCGGGGAGGCCGGCGCCGGGGAAGGCGGGGCCGAGGCGGAGGGCGGGTCCGGGCGCGCCGCCGGCAATAATTGA
- the ndk gene encoding nucleoside-diphosphate kinase, producing the protein MAIERTLSIIKPDAVAKNIIGKIYTRFEEAGLRIVAAKMLHLTREQAEGFYEVHRERPFFKDLVAYMTSGPVMVQVLEGEDAIARNREIMGATDPRQAAPGTIRADFAESIEENAVHGSDGPETAAREIAFFFKPEEICPRTR; encoded by the coding sequence ATGGCCATTGAGCGCACGCTCTCCATCATCAAGCCCGACGCGGTGGCGAAGAACATCATCGGCAAGATCTACACCCGCTTCGAGGAGGCGGGCCTGCGCATCGTCGCCGCCAAGATGCTGCACCTGACGCGGGAGCAGGCCGAGGGCTTCTACGAGGTCCACCGCGAGCGCCCCTTCTTCAAGGACCTGGTGGCCTACATGACCTCGGGGCCGGTGATGGTGCAGGTGCTGGAGGGCGAGGACGCCATCGCGCGCAACCGCGAGATCATGGGGGCCACGGATCCCCGTCAGGCGGCGCCGGGCACGATCCGCGCCGACTTCGCCGAGAGCATCGAGGAGAACGCGGTCCACGGCTCCGACGGTCCCGAGACCGCGGCGCGCGAGATCGCCTTCTTCTTCAAGCCGGAGGAGATTTGCCCGCGGACGCGCTGA
- a CDS encoding CNP1-like family protein: MNGSILPALVVGAAALPAAAAPVPLPAGVPGQWIELEVRDRAVLRYAIAPESLAVGGDGVVRYVVALPSGSARNVVFEGIRCGDARYTLYAYLAPDGRWRRYPGEGWHRVARGAGHRVVLYRRHFCDQRGRPRPRAEILRRLGAEAVRGAP; this comes from the coding sequence ATGAACGGGAGCATCCTCCCCGCGCTCGTCGTCGGCGCCGCGGCCCTGCCGGCCGCCGCGGCGCCGGTGCCCCTCCCGGCGGGGGTGCCGGGACAGTGGATCGAGCTCGAGGTGCGCGACCGCGCCGTCCTGCGCTACGCCATCGCGCCGGAGAGCCTCGCCGTGGGCGGGGACGGCGTCGTGCGCTACGTGGTGGCGCTGCCGAGCGGCTCGGCGCGCAACGTGGTCTTCGAGGGCATCCGCTGCGGCGACGCCCGCTACACCCTCTACGCCTACCTGGCGCCCGATGGGCGGTGGCGCCGCTACCCGGGGGAAGGCTGGCATCGCGTCGCGCGCGGCGCCGGCCATCGCGTGGTGCTCTACCGCCGCCACTTCTGCGACCAGCGGGGGCGGCCGCGGCCGCGGGCCGAGATCCTGCGCCGGCTCGGCGCCGAGGCCGTGCGGGGGGCGCCATGA
- a CDS encoding cysteine desulfurase family protein, translating to MIYLDYAATTPADPRVVRAMQAHLGPDGLFANPSATSHAPGRQAAEAVERARARVAALIGAREVLFTSGATEANNLAVLGMARALRRRGRHVVTCASEHPSVLDACRALDREGFEVTVLAPDEGGRLAPERLREALRPDTVLVSVMLANNETGVVQDVAALAELARGRGAVFHTDAVQAVGRMPVRVGDLGVDLLSFTAHKLYGPKGVGALWIRDGLDPLPEPLMHGGGQERGLRPGTLPTHQIVGFAEACRIAAEEGPAEWARLAELTARLEARLAAAGMTARNGDPARAVPGILNMAFCGVDADVLLSLLEGVACASGAACHAGDVRGSHVLRAMGLAQWRVRGALRLSLGRYTTAEEVEEAAARITALVARLRAGRRLAC from the coding sequence GTGATCTACCTCGACTACGCCGCCACGACCCCGGCCGACCCCCGCGTGGTGCGGGCGATGCAGGCCCACCTCGGCCCCGACGGGCTCTTCGCCAATCCGTCGGCGACGAGCCACGCCCCGGGGCGGCAGGCCGCCGAGGCGGTGGAGCGGGCGCGGGCCCGCGTCGCGGCCCTCATCGGCGCCCGCGAGGTGCTCTTCACCTCCGGCGCCACCGAGGCCAACAACCTCGCCGTGCTGGGGATGGCGCGGGCGCTGCGCCGCCGCGGCCGCCACGTCGTGACCTGCGCCAGCGAGCATCCCTCGGTGCTCGACGCCTGCAGGGCGCTCGACCGCGAGGGCTTCGAGGTCACGGTGCTGGCGCCGGACGAGGGGGGGCGGCTCGCGCCGGAGCGGCTGCGCGAGGCCCTGCGGCCGGACACGGTGCTGGTGAGCGTGATGCTCGCCAACAACGAGACCGGCGTGGTGCAGGACGTGGCGGCGCTGGCCGAGCTCGCCCGCGGCCGCGGCGCCGTCTTCCACACCGACGCCGTGCAGGCGGTGGGGCGGATGCCGGTGCGGGTGGGCGACCTGGGGGTGGATCTGCTCTCGTTCACGGCGCACAAGCTCTACGGGCCCAAGGGCGTGGGGGCGCTGTGGATCCGCGACGGGCTCGACCCCCTGCCCGAGCCCCTGATGCACGGCGGCGGTCAGGAGCGCGGCCTGCGCCCCGGGACGCTGCCCACCCACCAGATCGTGGGGTTCGCCGAGGCCTGCCGCATCGCCGCCGAGGAGGGGCCCGCGGAGTGGGCGCGTCTGGCCGAGCTGACCGCGCGCCTGGAGGCCCGGCTCGCCGCCGCGGGGATGACGGCGCGCAACGGCGATCCCGCCCGCGCCGTCCCCGGGATCCTCAACATGGCCTTCTGCGGGGTGGACGCCGACGTGCTCCTCAGCCTGCTGGAGGGGGTGGCCTGCGCCAGCGGGGCGGCCTGCCATGCCGGCGACGTCCGCGGCTCCCACGTGCTGAGGGCGATGGGGCTTGCGCAGTGGCGTGTCCGCGGCGCCCTCCGCCTCTCCCTCGGCCGCTACACCACCGCCGAGGAGGTGGAGGAGGCGGCGGCGCGGATCACCGCCCTGGTGGCGCGGCTGCGCGCCGGGCGGCGCCTCGCCTGCTGA
- the parC gene encoding DNA topoisomerase IV subunit A, which translates to MESLPIRQFAERAYLDYAMYVVLDRALPHIGDGLKPVQRRIVYAMSELGLGPGAKPKKAARTVGDVLGKYHPHGDAACYEAMVLMAQPFSCRYPLIDGQGNWGSPDDPKSFAAMRYTEARLTPYARLLLEELGQGTTDWVPNFDGTLEEPAVLPARVPNVLLNGTTGIAVGMATDIPPHNLREVVAACLLLLERPEASIEEIMARLPGPDFPTEAEIVTPREELARIYETGSGTLRARARWEQDGAEIVITALPYQVSGARVLEQIAREMQAKRLPMVEDLRDESDHENPTRLVLTLRSRRVDAEAVMAHLFATTDLERSYRVNLNLIGLDGRPGVRPLPELLLEWLDFRRATVRRRLEHRLGRVRERLHVLEGLRIAYLHIDEVIEIIRREDEPKPVLMARFGLTDAQAEAILELRLRHLARLEEMRLRAEQDALEAERETIEAVLGSEARLSALVAEELTADAERHGDARRSPIVERRPARALDPRALVPSEPVTVVLSRKGWVRAARGHEVDPEALAYRAGDGFLAAARGRSSDVAVFLDSTGRVYAVPAHVLPSARGQGEPLSGRVSPPDGARFLSVLMGPEEQAVLLACDAGFGFIARLGALQPRQRGGRAVLALPEGASPLPAVPLADVEADLVVAASSDGRLLAFPAAELPRMARGKGQRILALPRGGAARMVAVAAVGPGRILRVHCGRRHLRLGFADLEPYLGPRGRRGRALPRGFQRVERLEVV; encoded by the coding sequence ATGGAGAGCCTGCCCATCCGCCAGTTCGCCGAGCGGGCCTATCTCGACTACGCCATGTACGTGGTCCTCGACCGCGCCTTGCCGCACATCGGCGACGGCCTCAAGCCGGTCCAGCGGCGCATCGTCTACGCCATGTCGGAGCTCGGCCTCGGCCCCGGCGCCAAGCCCAAGAAGGCGGCGCGCACCGTCGGCGACGTCCTCGGCAAGTACCACCCGCACGGGGATGCGGCCTGCTACGAGGCCATGGTCCTCATGGCCCAGCCCTTCTCCTGCCGCTACCCGCTCATCGACGGCCAGGGCAACTGGGGCTCGCCGGACGACCCCAAGTCGTTCGCCGCCATGCGCTACACCGAGGCGCGGCTGACCCCCTACGCAAGGCTGCTCCTGGAGGAGCTGGGGCAGGGCACGACGGACTGGGTGCCCAACTTCGACGGCACCCTCGAGGAGCCGGCGGTGCTCCCGGCGCGGGTCCCCAACGTGCTCCTCAACGGCACCACCGGGATCGCCGTCGGCATGGCCACGGACATCCCGCCCCACAACCTGAGGGAGGTGGTGGCGGCCTGCCTGCTGCTGCTGGAGCGGCCCGAGGCCTCCATCGAGGAGATCATGGCGCGGCTGCCCGGCCCCGACTTTCCCACCGAGGCCGAGATCGTCACCCCGCGCGAGGAGCTCGCGCGCATCTACGAGACCGGATCGGGCACCCTGCGCGCACGGGCGCGCTGGGAGCAGGACGGGGCCGAGATCGTGATCACCGCCCTGCCCTATCAGGTCTCGGGGGCGCGGGTGCTGGAGCAGATCGCGCGCGAGATGCAGGCGAAGCGGCTGCCCATGGTGGAGGACCTGCGCGACGAGTCCGACCACGAGAACCCGACACGGCTGGTCCTGACCCTGCGCTCGCGCCGCGTCGATGCCGAGGCGGTCATGGCCCACCTCTTCGCCACCACCGATCTCGAGCGCAGCTACCGCGTCAACCTCAACCTCATCGGCCTCGACGGCCGCCCCGGCGTGCGGCCGCTGCCGGAGCTGCTGCTGGAGTGGCTCGACTTCCGGCGCGCCACCGTGCGCCGCCGCCTCGAGCACCGCCTCGGCCGCGTGCGCGAGCGCCTCCACGTCCTCGAGGGGCTGCGCATCGCCTACCTCCACATCGACGAGGTGATCGAGATCATCCGCCGCGAGGACGAGCCCAAGCCGGTGCTCATGGCCCGCTTCGGCCTCACCGACGCCCAGGCCGAGGCCATCCTGGAGCTGCGGCTGCGCCACCTGGCGCGGCTCGAGGAGATGCGGCTGCGCGCCGAGCAGGACGCGCTCGAGGCCGAGCGCGAGACGATCGAGGCGGTGCTGGGCTCGGAGGCCCGGCTCTCGGCGCTCGTCGCCGAGGAGCTTACCGCCGACGCCGAGCGGCACGGCGACGCACGGCGCTCGCCCATCGTGGAGCGCCGGCCGGCGCGCGCCCTCGACCCGCGCGCCCTCGTCCCCAGCGAGCCGGTGACCGTCGTGCTCTCGCGCAAGGGCTGGGTGCGCGCCGCCAGGGGCCATGAGGTGGATCCCGAGGCCCTCGCCTACCGTGCCGGCGACGGCTTCCTCGCCGCCGCCCGCGGCCGCAGCAGCGACGTCGCCGTCTTCCTCGACTCCACGGGGCGGGTCTACGCCGTGCCGGCGCATGTCCTGCCCTCGGCGCGCGGCCAGGGCGAGCCGCTCAGCGGGCGCGTCTCGCCCCCGGACGGGGCCCGCTTCCTCTCCGTGCTCATGGGGCCGGAGGAGCAGGCGGTGCTCCTTGCCTGCGACGCAGGCTTCGGCTTCATCGCCCGCCTCGGCGCGCTGCAGCCGCGCCAGCGCGGCGGCCGCGCCGTGCTGGCGCTGCCCGAAGGTGCTTCGCCGCTGCCGGCGGTGCCGCTCGCCGACGTGGAGGCCGATCTGGTGGTGGCGGCCTCGTCGGATGGGCGCCTGCTGGCCTTCCCGGCGGCGGAGCTTCCGCGCATGGCCCGCGGCAAGGGGCAGCGCATCCTCGCCCTGCCCCGCGGCGGTGCGGCGCGGATGGTGGCGGTGGCGGCGGTGGGGCCGGGGCGCATCCTGCGCGTGCACTGCGGCAGGCGCCACCTGCGCCTGGGCTTCGCCGACCTCGAGCCCTACCTGGGGCCGCGCGGGCGCCGGGGACGGGCCCTGCCGCGCGGCTTCCAGCGCGTGGAGCGCCTCGAGGTGGTGTGA
- a CDS encoding HesB/IscA family protein, translating to MAIRLTEAARERVRGFLAQDGSAVGLRLGVRAMGCSGYSYVMDLAREVGEDDVVFEDDGVRVVVDRESLRLLDGTEVDFAREGLSEGFRFRNPNVRATCGCGDSFTV from the coding sequence ATGGCGATCCGGCTGACCGAGGCGGCCCGCGAGCGGGTCCGCGGCTTTCTGGCCCAGGACGGGAGCGCGGTGGGGCTGCGCCTGGGCGTGCGCGCCATGGGCTGCTCCGGCTACTCGTACGTCATGGATCTCGCCCGCGAGGTGGGCGAGGACGACGTCGTCTTCGAGGATGACGGCGTGCGCGTGGTGGTGGACCGGGAGAGCCTGCGGCTGCTGGACGGCACCGAGGTGGACTTCGCCCGCGAGGGCCTCAGCGAGGGCTTCCGCTTCCGCAACCCCAACGTGCGGGCCACCTGCGGCTGCGGCGACAGCTTCACCGTCTGA